The window TCAGTAGTTTGCTCAGCTGGAAATTCAGGACCTCTGGCCGGTACAGTTGCCAATGTAGCTCCCTGGCAATTCACTATTGGAGCAAGCACTATGGACCGTGAGTTTCCAGCTTATGTTGTTCTTGGTAACAAAATGCAGTTCAAGGTTAGTTGTTTAACTTATTACAGCGCTTTTGTAAATGTTAGTATTGTTGTTAAAACAGAACAGGTCCGTATTTTTCTTCAACAGAAGTTAAATATTGCTCTTTGCAGGGACAAAGCTTATCTAAGGCATTGCCAAACAAGTTGTTCTATCCACTTATTAGCTCTAAAGGTGCCAAAGCTGTACATGCCACCATAGAAGATgcgtaagaataaaatactcaAGCTATTAAGTAGTTTTGTTCACACAGACACGCATATTCaatactatatatttatatcctaGAATCAAACaatgaaagaaaatgaaatgTTGGGTGAAAGCGATTGTTCTAATCTTACAGAGAGCGCTGTAAACCTAATTCTCTGGATCCAAGAAAGGTGAAGGGAAAAATCATATTATGTCTTAGAGGCGACAACGGAAGGGTTGACAAGGGCAATCAAGCTCTTATAGCAGGCGCAGTTGCAATGATTCTTGCCAACGATAAAGAGTCAGCCAACGAGATTATTGCGGATCCTCATGTCCTCCCGGCTTCACATATAACATATTCTGAAGGTCTTGCTGTGGCTCGTTACATACGCACAGCCAAGTAAGCTGGAAACTAGCCCAACTCCAATTGTCTTGAATCCTGATTATGTATATGTTATCAGTGGTTACTAACCTCTTAATTGAATCTTACCGGGAACTTTGCAGGTCTCCAGTTGCTTACATAACCCCTCCCACAACTCAGTTAGGAGTGAAACCTGCTCCCTTCATGGCAGCTTTTTCGTCCCAGGGACCGAGCTCCGTTGCACCAGAGATCCTTAAGGTCTTAAAAACAGCTTAATATATGACAATTTGGTTAAATTGCacgaacttttaataatattgttcatgataTTTCTTTCAGCCGGATATTACTGCACCAGGAGTATCCATACTAGCCGCTTACTCCTTGGAAGCATCGCcaacaaatgaaaatgaggatAAGCGGAGGTTTCCTTATAATATCCTATCAGGCACTTCGATGTCATGCCCTCATGTGGCCGGGATCGTTGGCCTACTAAAAAGCATTTATCCGAACTGGAGCCCTGCTGCTATCAGATCCGCAATCATGACCACAGGTGAGCGCGTGACAACTAATCCTGCTCTTATAAAATGTCCCATTACTAATCAATTCATATTTTTTCAGCAAGAATGAGGGACAACAGGAGGCATCCAGTAACCGATGCATCCGGATTAAAGGCAACTCCGTTTAGCTACGGATCAGGACATGTCCGCCCAAACCGTGCTGCGGATCCTGGCCTCGTGTACGACTTAACTGTCAAAGACTACTTAAATTTTCTCTGCGGCCTCGGCTACAATTCATCTCAAATAAAAAGCTTCACAAAAGAACCTTACACTTGCCCGAAACACACAGCCCTTGCGAACCTAAACTATCCTTCGTTCTCTGTACCTAATCTCAACTCCACAATAACCGTGACTCGGACTGTTAAGAATGTAGGTTCTCCTGGCTCTTACAGAGCACGTGTCGTGTCTCCGCTTGGAACATCTGTGATTGTGGAGCCAAAGTATCTGAAGTTCGACAAGGTTGGGGAGGAGAAGAGCTTTAATCTGACTGTGAAGCTACGACAAAAAGATGCAGCTAGAGATTATGTATTTGGACATTTGACATGGACGGATGGCAAACATCATGTGAAGAGTCCTATTGCTGTCAAGGCAGGCTCAACACAAGTTATAGCTAGTTAGTTATATAACCCTTGAGATTATATTTTACCACTCGTTTGCTTGTGTTTCTTCTTCATTCGTGTGTAAATTATTCATGGGTAACTTATGAGTTATcttctaaaagtcggcgattaatccaCCGTCTCGATAAGCtttaatcggtgaaaaaatcattttttttctgaaaatcggtcaaaagattaatcggtcaaaaagacgggattaatcggaaaaagtcggtcaaaaatcagtgaatttaaaaaaatttaaaacacaaagtaatttttttaataaaacaaaaaacacgGAATGACAAAATACAAgaaattaaagttgtttttattaccattcactctttcaatattatcccctaaactctaattacataaatttgcaatatcttctttcgtaaattcaatcaaattcaagtttatatatgagataaCTGGACTTGTTTAAGTATATAAAGACATGttttgtgttatataaaatcattaatcttttgattttatatgactataaatttatagtatatatgatttattaatatatatatatatatatattaacatatatataatttaaaatataatattaaattgattacaattaatcactccgattaatctccgatttcgCTGGACGGTGCTTTCACCGAATAAGTCCGGTTCCCGCTTTTTATAACACTGCTTATgagtaattatttataaaaaattttaaaaattaagtcactataaaaattatctcaaactaacttctggttttaatcaattttagcttatttttaattttaaaaccgactcatgacttattacacaaagaGATATTCGggttaaagtaaaaaaaaatacttaaaaaaaaggCTTTTAATAACGGATTTTATGGGGTGTGCTCATTGACATCTACTAAACactgaaatatttatattttttttattggttgTACTTTCTAATAATgaactaaaaaattatactaatcaaaatgaattaaatGTATAATATGTCACTACAACCCCAATATGTTTAGTGTTGTTATCAGGATAATACCATGTTTTTTGTTATAAAGTAGATTTTTTTAGATAAATGTAAAACCAATTTTTGAACTAATATACGGAGATGAATTCTTAATTTTGGAAAAAccgaatttcataaaatatataattatataaatatcattatcCTTTCATACAAATACTTATTTTAACgaatatataatttacaataCGATAAAGCAGTCACACATCCAATTATAGCATTGTTAAGATGGGAAATAAAATAATGTCAAATTATTGaggaattataataaaatagacGGGATTGGTAAACCGTATTAGCagtaaactaaaaataattatttactatAAAAATTCATCTATTTAACTATTTTGACTAACATGACAGAGGTGCATtgctgaaaataattttaaacaattgaaaTATGTTCTGTCAATAAAAAAGATGAACAGAAGTAGAACAAATATCTGGGGTTACAGCTCAGGCAGGGCCTCAAAAGAGAGTCCAGTAGTTGTTTATTCCCTGTCATCCCCGGTATTTGTATTCTTCATCATCAAATATAGAGAGAGGTCAACAACTCAACTTTCTGTCCTCCCCTTTTCTGTATATCCTCCCTATATATTCCATCATTCAATAGctatttgttttaatatattcattttcATTATCGGAGCAGAACTTTAATCATAAACCCTTTAAATCTTGTTATATTTTGTAAGATCTGATCACCGTCGCCACTATGTCGTACGCTTATCTCTTCAAATACATCATCATCGGTGATACTGGTatttaatctctctctctctctctctctctctctctctctctctccccctctctctctccctgttGTTATAGCACTGTTCTTATAACATATATTTGTGTTATTTATGTTGACACATTGTGCCTGAGTGTATAACATATTCACGTGTACATGATGAGAGGAATAAGCAGCTTGAGAGT of the Daucus carota subsp. sativus chromosome 4, DH1 v3.0, whole genome shotgun sequence genome contains:
- the LOC108217412 gene encoding subtilisin-like protease SBT5.3; translated protein: MGAAITNPFYLTCLIILSLMQVTTIAGEKHSYVVYLGSHSHGPEISSTDLDRVTESHYEFLGTFLGSNKAKDAIFYSYTRHINGFAAILEEEEAAQIANHPDVVSVFLNKARKLHTTRSWEFLGLENNGVIHPSSIWKKARFGEDVIIGNLDTGVWPESKSFSDEGFGPIPSKWNGICVNGLDKSFRCNRKLIGARYFNRGFASVYGPLNSTYESPRDDDGHGSHTLSTAAGNFVPGANVLGYANGTAKGGSPKARVVAYKVCWLYKGEGSCFDADVLAAVDAAIFDGVDVLSTSLGGSPGTPFFEDGIAIASFHAAKHGISVVCSAGNSGPLAGTVANVAPWQFTIGASTMDREFPAYVVLGNKMQFKGQSLSKALPNKLFYPLISSKGAKAVHATIEDAERCKPNSLDPRKVKGKIILCLRGDNGRVDKGNQALIAGAVAMILANDKESANEIIADPHVLPASHITYSEGLAVARYIRTAKSPVAYITPPTTQLGVKPAPFMAAFSSQGPSSVAPEILKPDITAPGVSILAAYSLEASPTNENEDKRRFPYNILSGTSMSCPHVAGIVGLLKSIYPNWSPAAIRSAIMTTARMRDNRRHPVTDASGLKATPFSYGSGHVRPNRAADPGLVYDLTVKDYLNFLCGLGYNSSQIKSFTKEPYTCPKHTALANLNYPSFSVPNLNSTITVTRTVKNVGSPGSYRARVVSPLGTSVIVEPKYLKFDKVGEEKSFNLTVKLRQKDAARDYVFGHLTWTDGKHHVKSPIAVKAGSTQVIAS